In Bacteroidota bacterium, the genomic stretch TAATCTGATTGCTGCGGCCTGCTTCATATTTGCTGCTGCTGTTTTTGATTTCATGGATGGAATGGTAGCCCGTGCGCTAAAAGCATATTCGCCCATGGGCAAAGAATTGGATTCTTTATCCGATGTGATCAGTTTCGGAATGGCACCGGCTGCTATTTTGTTTAGAATTTTGCTGATGTCCTTGGTAAAGCGTGACAGCAGTTTTAATTACGAAACTGCCGATGCCCTTCATTTAGTGATACTTTTCTCTCCTTTTTTAATTACTGCATTTTCGGCCTTACGCCTGGCAAAATTCAATATTGATGAACGTCAGACCAGTTCATTTATCGGTCTGCCAACTCCGGCCAGTGCCATATTTATTGCCTCACTTGCCCTGATATTGATTGGGAAAACTGACAGTTTTCTTCATTCTGTTATATTAAACCTGGGTGTTTTGTTGGGCATCATTGTGGTACTTTGTGCCCTGCTGGTAGCCGAAATCCCTATGTTTTCCCTGAAAATTAAAAGTTTGCGTTTTGC encodes the following:
- the pssA gene encoding CDP-diacylglycerol--serine O-phosphatidyltransferase — its product is MMNIGVTVKKSLPNFVTILSLLSGSIATVLAFQDNLIAAACFIFAAAVFDFMDGMVARALKAYSPMGKELDSLSDVISFGMAPAAILFRILLMSLVKRDSSFNYETADALHLVILFSPFLITAFSALRLAKFNIDERQTSSFIGLPTPASAIFIASLALILIGKTDSFLHSVILNLGVLLGIIVVLCALLVAEIPMFSLKIKSLRFADNRLRYFFLLIAVLALIFFNLYAIPFVIIFYVILSIINDIFLSHVK